ATCAGCTGTGCGCACGCACgagataattattaattaattcccgTCGTAAAAAGAAAGTGTGGAGAGGGAATAACCAAGAGTGTGAGTGGGCGAATGCATCAATCTGGGGGAATGCGTCTCCAAGGAGCCACTGGATCTGCGTGAAAGCCAGCCACAAAAGGTGTGGAGGGACAAAGGGAcaagaggaaaaagaaacgtGAGCATGAAGGATTCCCCAGTGGACGGCAATCATTGCTCCATAGGCGCGGCAAGCAGAGGAGATACAGTATCAGATCAGCTATCAAAAGTAAAGAAGCAGCCTGTGCAAATCTGACAGAGCCGCCGGCCACAGCCGTGTCGTTCCGTCGCGGAGATGACGGAGTGCAGAAGAGTTGGCCGGAGAATCTCTGGACTGCGCCCTACGCCAGCAGAGTTGACAACCTACGTACTGAACCTTGGCTCCCTGGACCTCGAGGCAACGTAAGTAAAACGGCAGAGCCAAGCTTGTGGCGGAGTCAAGGGCTGGTCTCTGGGTCTAGGCCGCCGGGGGGGCTTGGGGGTGTGCTCAcattggagctggagcccGTCAAAAAATCCCGGGGCGAAAGCCGCAGAGCAGAGGCGGAGGCACATGCAACGACAAGAAATCTGGGCAGTCCTGGGCAGACCTGGGCATGTGTCGATTCGTGCATTCTCTGGCAGCCACAGCACGCAGGGGGATGGTACGAAGTCGAGGTTTCCAAGGCAAAGAAGCAAAGATGGATGGTAAACAGCTGATGATTCGTGGCAACCATTCCAGCTGCAGAGCTGtagctgttgctgttgctgctgttatCGGGACAGTAGCGGCGGGATTTGTAACAGTTGCCGGCCCGACGTCCGTTCCTTGGTGCTGTCTAGGGCCGCTCTTGCCGTTTTACCCTTCCCCAGCGTGTCCCCCCATCTCGCACAGGCACAGCGAGCACTGCAGGCAGGTCAAGCAAGGTGAGGGAGGGAGCAGTGGGAGGTACCTCTATTGTACCGAAAATGTCCCCATGGGGCAAGTGCATCTGGGGTTGAATCTCCGCATTCTGGTTTGGAGACTTTGTCCAAAATGTCCCACTTGGCCTTCTGGGTCCCCCATGCAAGCAGGATTTTTTTACGTGTCCCTGTCGCGACCCCGGCCAATGAGACCCTTGGCAATAGGCCCATCGTCAGGCTACCTGGTTACGGCAGGTAAGGTACTTACCACTTACCGACAATGGCAGTCGCCTTACCCTGCCTCTTCTGGAGGAAAGGCGAAGAAGCCCAGAGGTTAGGGCACTGAGTTGGCTGGAGAGACCGCTGGTTTCCCCTGGACGCCATGACGGTGTTCCCAGCTCTTTCCTAAGCTTAGTCTTCCCGCCCAACCGCGCTCACCTTCCGTTCCcactttttctttttcgctCTTGCCAAACAGCCATCGGTCTTGTCACCACACCATGGCGAATCCATTCATCTTggcttctccctctcctcaacTTCTAGTTCAGTCTATCTGCTTCGGATCATCCAATCTCGTTCAAATCCGATCCGTCATCCAGCCCTAGGCCAAACCCCAGATTCTGCATGCATCAGCCATCTGTTACAGTACAGTACCTAGCAGGACGGACACCTTTGATTGCTTCTCCTGACCAAGATGCTGCATCGTCTCGTCCAACCTGATGATCCCAGGTATGCACTTGATGACTGGCGTCAAGCCATGGCATCTTCGTTTCCTgatcgtcatcgtcttcctTGCATTATCGTCTCTCTTATTCAACCCCCTGCTTCACATACGCTTATACAAGTGAAACTGTTTgcaacctcatcctcccgTGCAGCTTAAACATCAACGACTTTCACAACTTTTCTGCCCAATCACGCCAAGTTCCATTCCCTCCCCACAGCCGCTCTTTGCGCCGTTGCCTCGAGACTTTGCCGCCATGTGGATGCCCGGAAGATGGGAATGCAAGCCGCTTTTCGTTGAGAGTGGAAAGCGGGGGTCAGGCCGATGCGGAGCAAAGGAGCATGAGCAACGCCATGCACATGGACCAGCCCCGTCAACGATGCAGTATGAAAAGACACAAGGGTCAAGGGAAACAAAGACGGTCTGAGGGCAAGACACTCTTGTTGGCACTTTCGTCAACACATTGAGGATCATCGTCAAGTCaagaaggagagagaaggaCTCAAGGCAGACACTCTACAACGTCTACTCCCCCATGTTTCCCCCTTTCAGCGGTCAGAACTCAGGAGGATATCTGAGGCAGCTGGGGTATCAAGGGATGGGCCAAGATCTCTTGTCCCCCCAAGATGATGACAATTTGCTTCTGGTGGACTTGTCGGTGTCCGATACAGGCCATGCTCGCATCCGGCCAGATGGCAAACACCTTGAGCGACAAGTACAAgactccagctcctccataTGCTCGCCTCTGTCTCTGCCTCCACCTGCGCCCTCCCTCGCCTCCACGCAACTGCAACACCACCATTAGAAACGGCGGCAGTCAGCCTCCACGCCAAGGTCCAGGGTCCCTGTCAACGGCCGCCTTCTGATGCTTGTCTTTATGTTGGGGGCCTGTTGTAGCGACTTTGTTGAATCAACGACGTAGTCCAGACAAAGGTTGCCGGGCTCCAGACAGCCTCGTTTAGCTGGGCACGGCTACAGACTCAGTGTGGACGGCTCTTGTCTGGCGTACCGGGTGGTCGACTgtttacctacctacctcgACCTGGTCTCAGTTCGGCGAGCTCACGGAGTTTTAGGTTCGTCCAAGGCTCGCTTAAGACATCTCAATGGAGGCAAAACCTTCCGGATTCAACAGAGATGGGAAATAAAAGTGTTCGCTGACGGACGAGCCAGGCGAGCCCAGTGACCCTTGTCAAGCGGTTGTCCATGGTTGTGGAGGTGCGGAGACCCCCATGGCCGGTGCGTGTGGGGTAGATTTTGGATCTGGCCCCCGGACTGGTCTTGCAGGCATCTCGGGCTCAACCATGAGTCTCTGCATCGTATGAGCTCATCGTCTCCTCGCGCACCATGCCATGCCCGCCGGTGAAGATGCAGCGAGTGTGCGAGCGTGTGTACGTTCTGTTCTCTTGGGACCCTAATGCGGTCCCGTCCCGCACCAGAGATGGGCCGCTAAAGATGATGGGTGACAAGGGGCCATTATCCACGGCACCACTAGCACGGCTGAAGCTCTACCTGCCCCGCGTTCCAGGTGCAAGGCTTCATCTCCCCATGGGGTCGTCCTGAGTGTAAGCCGAGCCCACCCTCTCTCTCATGCCGGAATGGAGCCGACGGATAGGCACTGTTCTCGGGGCAATTCCTCTGGTAAAGAACACACGGGTTGCCAGAATGACTCGCTTATCCCGCAACAAACACCCGCCGTGTAACAAATCCCCCCAACGACTTCCGAGCGGCCAACCACCGGCTTCCTCTCCGGTCCGTTATTATCACGTCAATGCACTTGTCCTGCGATCAAGAGGCTGCTGGCTTGCTCAAGGTTTCAAGCTCCACGTCTTCGAATCTGGGGTCTCCAGATGATTCCGAGAGATGACATCCGATCCCGGGGTAATTGGCATGTGGGGGGGGGTTGAGTTGGCATCCCCCAGATTGCCCCGGATGTCGAATCGACTCAccgttgttgttgaggtAGTGTAGTTGTGCCGGAGGGGTTGTTCGTCAAAGGCTCGGGATCTCGGTTTGTTGTCCGGGACATGATAGACTATCTACCTCGGCCGCCATGCCACTTGTGCCGCATTCAGCCAGGGCCACAGCACAGGACGGAATCAACTCGATGGTCAGTCAGATCTTTTCGGCTGCTGACCTATCATGGCAGTCCGACGGGGAGACCTGGCGGCTGAGAGGGGGCAGGGCTACTGTATAGGCCAGCTTGATCTCACATTAACGGTACATGTGTATTACCTATCGCTGAAGCACATGTGGGCTCTCAAgggccagcaccagcaggGGGAATCAGCATCGAGGTCGCGAATCAGATCCCCTCGAGCGTTCTCGGCTGCCTCATTCGCCCGAGACGAGACCCGTTGCGGGAGTTGTACCGCACCCCTCTCGGCACCAATCTTTATGCCCAGGCCCGCCATCTTGTTCAGGCACCAAGCCAGATATGACATCAAAACGTTTCCCTCTTGCTCTCCTTGGGCCTTGGACCTTGGACTTTGGGGGTCTCAACCCTGAAGCGAGAAGCCGACCTGACCGCTCTCGCTGCCCAGGCGGACCAGGCGTTGTCTCATGCCCTCTGCCCTCCGCCTCTGGGCGTCCTCGAGTGGCCAAAAGGCGCACTTGTCGACCCAGCTGCCAACCCCGTGCTGCAAGACGTTCCTCGCCCGCAGAGTGCTGCCCTGTACATGGCCCACGGAACCGTGCAGTGTCATGCGTTCTTTACTGCTGCTATATACGCCACGGTGCAGaatgttgttgttgtagaAGACAATGTCGCCGGGCTGTAATTTGACGATAAGCTGGCCTGGCAGTGACTTGGCAAAGGGATCGGCGTCTCGCTCGACGTCTGTCCTGGCGCGCCTGTGAGAGCCAGGCACGACGATCAAGGAATCATCCTCCCATAGGGCAAAGTTGTACTGGGCGTGATACGCGTGCTTCCCGAGCCGCTCCATCTCCTCTTGGGGCATAGCCTCGGCCGGGATGTCATCGCGATGCCACCTCAACTCAAAGTCCTTGTCGGGTCTCACCAGCATGTTGAAGAGCTCCATGATGAGCTGGTCATCCTCGCACTGGAGAAGCTGCCTGACGATTCCGATGACGGCGTCAGAAAAGTACAGCTCGGTGAAGAGCTCGTGACCTGGTAGGTCGGGCTTCATAAGGTGCTGGACGCCCCAGATTCCGTGCTCGCGAGCCTGGCTGGCATCCCACGGGGGGAACTGCTTGCCCACGGTCCGGACGTGCGGCCATCCCCCGCCGCGCGCCAAGTCGGCGGCCTTGGTGCTGGCCTCGCGCAGAGCGTcaagcttgtccttgtcgacaatggacttgatgatgacgaagcCATCCTGGTTCAGTTGGTCAAGATATGGCGAGGCTGGCATGATGGATTACGCGCCGGCCACCAATGTGGGGTTGGTTTCGTACGTTGGAGGTGCTGTCTGAGACCCGCGGGCCGATGATGTAGGGCAAATCTCTGAGCCTTGTGGCTTGCAGGAggatgagcagcagcagcagcagtagcTCGGTCCAAGGGGGAGAGCTATGACCAGAATGATGAGATCTGGGGTTTatcggacgacgaggacccTTGCTGTGTCCGTGGGTATTTGCAGATGCGGTGTCAACTGTTTCTAAAGCTCGGGGACACGGCTTTTTTTGTGTTGTCTTGAGTATGCAAGAACCCATGGGATGTGGGGAAGACTACCGTCATATTCGCTCACGACTTGCTGCATCTCACTCGCCTGCCTCGCACACTGTAGAGCAGAGTGGAGGAGATAAGTGCTGTAACGTAGCAGCTGGGGAGACAGTCAACCAACGGTTTATATCGGTACAGACCACAGTACATGCGAATCTCGGTCTCAACTTTCAAGCTGCTAACCTAGAtagtcatcatcatcgtcactcATTATCAAAAGTGCCTGAGCTCAACCTCGTCACTCTAGTGGCCCATTGCTTGTTTCAACCTCGTCTGATTCTGACTCTTCAACTACACGCCTCGGTAGACCACTTGACAGCAAATCCCCTCACCGTCTTCTGCACCTCCAGGTCACCAGGGTCGTTCTCGAACAGCGGCTTATCAAGGCGGCGCTCGGCAATCTGCTCCACCTCAAAGCCCTGCTCACGCGCGATATCGAAGAAACGCTcatcggcctccttcttccacggCCGGTATGATGTGAAAAAGACATAGGCAACGCTATCGCGCGAAACCCGCATTGTCTCTCGGATTGTCTTGATTAGAGCACCATGTTCGCTATGTCGAAAGAGAAGATCTGCCAGAATGAGAATGTCGAACCGTTCTTTGGGATCTTCTGGCTGGGTTGGGTTGAGGTGAGCGAGGAGAGGAAGGGGATCAGCGCCCCAGACGAACCCAACAGCATCGACAACATCGGCGATGTGTCCCTTGGGCTCGACCGTCTCGTCACACTCGTCGATATTCTTCTGCatgatcttgatgatgtcCGGGTCCGGGAAATCAGTCACGACGACCTTGCGAGCGCCAAGGATGGCAGCAACGAGACTGGGCAAACCAGCAGCGGCTCCTAGCTCGAGGACCGTCTTGTTGCGGACGCGAGAAGGGCCATCCTCAAAGAAGTCGGCGATCATCTTTGCACCATTCCAGAGATGGTGAGCCTCTGTTGGGCTGGCACCGACGAGGTGCAGCGTTATGGGCTTGCCGTTCTGCATTGTGAAAACCTGGGACGTAGGCGGCGGCGTAGGGGGGTAGTAGTCCTCGGGATCGTCCATGAGGCCGTCGAAGCCATAGTCTACCTCGTTTGCCATTGTGATGTGAGGTTTCGACTGTATCCGAGTGATGAATACCCAAGATGTGAGACTGTAGTGAGCCTTTTTGGTGGCGCGAGATAAGGTACAGGTGATGTGACTCGAGTGTTGCTAACTTTGCAACAACGGTTTATCGTCGATGCCTGCGTCTTCCAGCTTGAATCTGCCCAAGAAACCCCTGTATCATGGACTGAATATGAGTCTCTGCTTTGGTGTTTGATGTCGTGAAAGAGTTTTGACCAGAGTGGGCCGAATGTGCGCTCCCACAGTGCGTGCGCCATGAAAATGAAAAAAATCCACCTCTTTTGACTCGAACCGCCAACACCAGATAGTATCAATAATTCCCAACACCCACGATACCGCCCCTAAAATATGTCATGAACCACCAAGCAACACTCCTGTAAGCCCATCTGAAAAAAAGGAGACGCATCTTCTCCCCTATCCAAAACGCTGTCGCGCCAACTCCTTGAGCATCCCAATCGtcccctcctccctctccctccaggccctcctcttctcctcaatctcctccctctttgcgcgctcaatctcctccCTGCGAATCTCCCTCTCCGTCTTGCGTCGCTGCTCCCGCTGCTTGGCCTGCTTGTACTCCTCGAGCGAGTCCCCTCCCCCCATGAGCTCGCGCTCGCTACTCGCCTCCATGGCCCCGGGGCTCTTGTCGCGGAACGAGCGCATCTTTTCCGACACGACCGCGCGCTTCTCGAGCATTCGCTCGCGTGTGCCTGGCTCAGCGCGTGGGACGAGCTCGTCGAGGCGTTCGCGCTGGACTGCTCTGTCGGCTTTGCGCGCTGCGCGGAGGTCTGCGATGGAGGCTTGCTTGTCTTCCTCTGCGAGTTCGGCGCGGAGGGAGAGGTCCTGCAGCGTGGGTATTCCTGGTCCAGAGCGGCGCGTGTTATCCGATGTTGGGAGGGTAGGGCCAtaatcgtcgtcgtcttcttcgcTGTTATTGTCCCTTCCCTTGGCATTATCATCcaccctctcctctctttcaTCCCTTCTCGCAGTCGAGTGACTAGCGCGGGGAGCACCTTGATTCTGGGCAGTAATCCGAGCAAACATCTCAGGATCATACCAGCCTTCAGCCAGCTCCCCACGATTCCACTTCCCGATGAAGCTCTTCCACCTCCCCCTGATCTCGCGctcatccatctcctcaATATCCTTCTGCTTCTGAAGATCAAGGTAGTCGGCAAACAGCGGCCTGAACGCGTCCAGATCCCCCTTGGATAGCTGCCTCGCGTCAAACGGGAGCGTCACCGGCGCACGGCTCGCATGCTCTCGATGCCGATGCCTGGACGATGAGTGGTGGCCACTTGGCTCGGTCGAGTGTCTTTCATGGCGCGAGGACGACGTCTTTGCGCGCTTATGAGCTGGCGACCGAGAGCGCGAGCGCGAATCTCGGCTTCTCCTGTCTCGTCTGTCGCGAGAGCCATGTTCGCGACGCGGCGACCTTTCGCGGATTCGACTCCGATGATCCATTCCAAGTCCTTTCCAGAGTAACGGCgatgtttttttctttttcttttgaaCTCCCAGAGGCTGATGAAACCTATATATGGGGCTCTTGAGAGTAATTCGTCAAGAGTTCAGAGTGTTGATAAAGAGGCTCCAAGTTCGTCAAGCACGAGATTTTGGAGTCTAGAACATGGCGGGCACAGTGCGCCCCGCTTTTCTTCAATTTGGCTTCATTCTCGCCATGAGAACCCAAGGGACAAACACCAATGACAAGTGTAAAGAGGAGTTTCTGAATATTTTCTCTATCGGCCTCTGCTACCAAGGTCTGTCTCTTCTGTCCTTTTTAGTCGCTCAGCGACATTCTTCCTTCGTCATCCCAAAAGTCTAGGGGTATCATTGAATCACGGGCTTCCAAACCAATAGCTCCTACAACATTCGTCTTGattctccttcatctttgtGCAACTTTCCCTTTCTCCCAGCAGATACGGATCGTATATCCTTTATTTCGGTGGCCCAGATCAATATCTCCTATGCTTCCGCAACCCCTTCTGCCACCACCTCGGAATTGTTATGTATCACGCAGCCAAGGCATTGGCAATCATCTCCGCAAGGGCAACTCGCTTGCTCGCCGGCACACGAGTCTCCAAAAGGATAACTGACGAAAAAGAAGTCGTTGGCCGACAGAGCCTGTTCTTCGCTGACCCCTGAAGCCGCCTCGGATGGTGTTTGTGGTGCAACTGGCGATACCGTCCCTTCAGCAGGTCCGACAGCAGGCACCGTTGTTGGACCCGAACCGTTCGTTGTCGGTATCTCGGCATTTCCATGTCCGTTAACATGAGTATAACCGGCGCTGCTGTGGGTGTGTGTTCGTTGAGGATCGTCCATCATGCTCTGCCACGCAGATCGAACGTAATTCTGGGTTGCTTCATTGTATGGGTGGGCCGCACATCCGATACACTGGCAAGATGCGCCGCAACTGCACTGGTGAGAAGTGCCCGCGGCAGAATGAGGCGTTCCTGGAGGAGGGTATGGCATGCCGTAGGGAGACGGCATACCACCTTGACCAGCAAACGTCATCGATGCCATAACCTGCCTCCACTGCTCGGGTTGCAAAGGCTGCAAGTAGGAGCCGTACTGTGGCGGGTAGGTGAACACCGTAGGTTGGGGGTAGTAGGCATACATGCCGTTCGGCATCATAATAGGCGTCGGTGGGAAAGGTGACATGACCATGCCATTCGGTGTTGAAACATCAGATGTGGGCACCGTGTCTGACTTTTGGTCTGGTTTAGGAGAGTTGATGCCGGATGAACAACAACTCTTGGGTTTCGTCTTGGTCGGAGGACTCGGCATCGAAGGAAGTGTGCTAGGGACAGCAGAATCATCATCAGCGTTACCACCGCCGCAACACGAACCGCCCTTCGCCACAGGTTCCCTCGTTTCTTCTGGTATATGTGGAGTCGCCATGGAAACGCCATGGGAAGCCAGGACCGGTTTGGAGCCATCCGAGCTCATCATGGGAGGTAGCATATGTGGTTGAAACATGGGATACATGACCGGCCCAAATGGGCTTTCCGCCGGCGTCATACCCATGGCTCCATAGGGAGACATCTCGGGAAGGGGTGCAGCGGGCTTCTGAGATATGCCGTCATAGGCAGGCATGATATTAAGCATGCCAGGGTCCATCCTCTGGAGTGCAGCTGGGTCAACAGACGGTCGCCGACTAGAGGCGCTGCTCCTAGAGCTCGTCTTCTGCACTCGGTAACTTGAACTTGTTGTCTTGCTGGAAGGACTTTGAGATGTCGATTCGCTTGCCGAGTCGCCATTCTCGGGCTTCCCAGTGGGAGATTCGGCGCTTTTGTTGGAGCCGCAGCGACACggctgcttcttggggaTGGCGGCTGTGACTCTGCCACAGGAGCATGGACGGGATGCCGGGTGAGGACAAGTACTCAGGGGACGGCCTGGTTTGCGAACAGGCACCATCAATCGCTCATTCGCGTGAGTACATTTGGTCGAGCGATGGCCGCGGATGCATGGCTCGCTGGAACAGTCAGTCAATTGCGCAGAGGTACATTTACATGAACATGGTCAATCGAGGTATGTCGGGCAATGCGAAGAGACTTACCAGGCCATCTTCTGGCCGTTGATGAGAGGCATGGCGAGTTTGTGTTTGGGAGACCTGTGCAACGGGTGACGAGAGGTGGAGCAAGACGGTCGGCTTCGACTACTGTGACGGGCTCAGAGCCGCACTTCGAGGCCTAGGAGAAGAGCGCAAATCCCGCCCGAATCGACATCAAGGCAGAGGGACACAGGGCGAGGCGTCGTCAATATCTCGGCGGTACTCGAGGGCGAGACGAGGGGGTTCGGGAGGTTGCGCGACGAGCGAGGGACAGCGGGAGACCGGGACTCGAGTTCTGCGGCGGATGGGTGAGTCGTAGCGGCAGGAGCGACGAGGGTCGGGAATCGAAGCGACGAGGCAAttcaagaagcgcaagcgcaGAGAATTGAAAGAGAACCAAGCAAATGATAGAACCAGGGGGTCTAAAGGGAAaatctctctctttttttgccTCCCTTTCGAGATGTCGGTTGTTGGATGGAAGCGAAGCGGAAAGGTAAAGCAGTAGGTGCGATCCAGGCCCACGACCCAGTCTCCAGGGACCCAAGTCAGCAGCAACCTACAAAGCCAGGCGCCGTCTGCGCGCGCCGTGAACGAGAGGGAAGGAATGACAAGCCTCCAAAAGTCCAAAGGGTTGCTGGCACAAGCCATCCACCCCCCACTATGCGGGGGGCTACAGCAGCAAGCGCGCCCCAAGACTCGCCTAAACCCAGCTAGGCACTTGGCTCGCACATTCACCATCGCTCACACACACCTTCAGCGGCAGGGCCCTTAAAGTGTCTGTCTCCGCCTTCATGACCCGGGGAAAAGGTATCAGGGCCGAGTCATGATGGCCAAAGTGTCGTTATCGTCATACGATAGAAACACTCTTTTCTTAACTCGGGGAATATTTCACCACACGGCTGAGCGCTACGGAAACAACCTGGGGAGAATCCAGGCCTTCCAGTGGGAGATGGCTAAACCATGGGGTGTCACAGCGCTCAGCTCGGCCCCGTCTCCCTCCAAGAAGGTGGCCCAACCTCCGGCCGCCGAGACGGAGGCGGTACGGCCGGGGCATCGGGATCGACCTCGGCGGGCCGGCGTGCTCTATCACACCTCATCCTGAAGCACGGGCAACGTCACGGACAAGAAGGGGATCCAAAATCTCACATTAACCTCACATAAAGGCCAAAGccatctttttttcttcgtcCCCTCGAGCCGTTGGCCTTGTTTTCTCGCTTCTCTTgctttctctctcctctccactCATGGAACCGCACTTTCTCCAGCACAACCCGGCCGAGTGAGCAAGTTTCCATTGGCCGAACGTCGTGGgcgcatcaacaccaccacccgcCATCCAAGTATGGATCCGaagcagctcctcctccactaCTAGAGCCTCCCCAAACAGTACCGATTGCTCCTCTTGCTTTCCTCATCCATGTCTTCTCGATGGTATTCGCCTCCATGGTTGGCTTGACTAATTCCGCGAGTAGAGATTTCCGTGCCCAACGACAAAGAGAGAGGCACGGTCCGCGGGCTAGTTCAGGCTTGATCCAGTACGATGAGATCCACTAGATCCGTGGGACGCCTTGTCCGTCCCGTGCAACTTCGCCAACTCTGGATGGACCAACGGCGTTGCTTCCTCTTGTAAGCACGGCTCTCCGAGATGTGCAATGCTTGCCTGTGCTCTCCCATCTCCGTCACATTTCctcttccatcccatccatgtcAGTCTCCCGTAAGATCCCAGCGCATGTcatctcatcccatcccatcccatcccatccatgcctCCGGCTGCTTTGACTGCCGATCTACTGCATATCACATGTCTCAAAGGACCTGCTTCCTCCGGCATAGCCTCGTCTCTTGGTAGGTGTCAACGAAGGCAGAATACGTCTTTGCTCGAGGAATAATAAAGCATTGTTCTGTGAAGAAGCCCTGTCGAGATATCCGTGGAGACACCACGCCATGTGCACTAAGCTTTATCAGCCACTGGGAACTATTACCTCGTTGGGTCATAGAACCCGCCACATAGAACCATGTCTATCGTGATATCCACTGTTGCAACTGGGCACAGTTAGGTAACAGCTATGCCCTTTCAACAAGCTTACACGAGCTGCCTGAGCTTCCCGGATTAGTGCGATAAGAGAGAACATCTTCCTTTCAAGTCCACAATCTCCTTGCAAATATTTTCCCCAGCTGCTTCTGACGTCAAGCGCCAACCAAGTTAAGCTCTAAAACCACTCGGCCTCGCTAAGGGCTCAGACCGTTGAATTGCGCCATCTCACGATGGCATCAACCAACCCGAACATCATTAGTTAATAGACGAACGCCGTCTTGGGGTCGAAATTCTATGAAAGGATACACACGACTTTCATTTTCCCATCCGAAAAATCGGTATCTTGTGTTTTGGGGGaggtcatcttcatcttcctcttcctcctcgctcaAGCCTTCAAGGCAGGTAAAATACCAAGTTTTGGCCAAATAACAAGATCGAAGCGAAAAcagaaataagaaaaagagagattCATAGGTGGGCGGTGTTTTTTAGGTGGCGCCTGGTCAGAGGTGGATTTAGGTATGcggaaagaagagagagttTGTAGGAGCGGAATTGAAGAAGAGACCACTTGACCAGGACGCACGCTGAGCACCAGCATGTGCTTTTAGGATGGGAGGGAAAAGAGTGACCTTACTTATAAAGCCTCTAATCAAACCTATGAAATCATAAAAAGAGTGGTTTTTAGGTTTgcggaaaagaagagagagttTATAGGAGCGGAGGTAAGGAAGAGGTAACCACTCGACTAGGACGCTAGCACTCGTGTGTGCTTTTAGGGTGGGAGAGAAAGGGTTAACCTtggttatatattaataccaaCTCCCAAGTCTCATGTTGACACCTCGGGCTGCCTGTCTCCCGTCGGTAGCATCATCCGCTTCATCCTTCAAGAAGCCTTATCCGAGTCGTCAGAGTCCGCAAACATATCCACGGCCCTCATCCGCTTCCTAGGTGGCCCTCCAACGCGCGGTGGCTCTTCTTTGGGCTTTGGGTCCTCGACAGTAGGCGGCGCTGGAGGAGGTGCTGGCGGTGGTGCTGTTCCcccagcctcatcctcttccatcgGCTCCCCTATCacatcgtcctcctcaaTAGGTTCGCCTTCAATGTCGTCCTCGTTGATGGGCTCCCCATCAATATCGTCCTCTTGAATCGGCTCTCCCTCGACGTCATCCTCTTCTACCGGCTCTCCAGCaacgtcatcctcgtcgattGGCTCACCGGGAACGTCAACTTCCTCAGCAGAAATGGGCAATGCTCGTTCCTTTTCGCCTTGCTGCGCCTCCACTGCTTTCcacttgcccttcttctcctcggtgTCATCCTTGTCAACGACGCTCAATGATGGAGGGTTCTCAAAACTGTGCACAAACAGCTCCTGGCTTTCCGCCGGGAACACACACCAGCCCTCCCAGAGATTGAGGACCAGGTTGATGCTTCGCTTCCACTTCTCAGCACGGAGGCG
The window above is part of the Fusarium falciforme chromosome 3, complete sequence genome. Proteins encoded here:
- a CDS encoding Protein N-terminal and lysine N-methyltransferase EFM7, with protein sequence MANEVDYGFDGLMDDPEDYYPPTPPPTSQVFTMQNGKPITLHLVGASPTEAHHLWNGAKMIADFFEDGPSRVRNKTVLELGAAAGLPSLVAAILGARKVVVTDFPDPDIIKIMQKNIDECDETVEPKGHIADVVDAVGFVWGADPLPLLAHLNPTQPEDPKERFDILILADLLFRHSEHGALIKTIRETMRVSRDSVAYVFFTSYRPWKKEADERFFDIAREQGFEVEQIAERRLDKPLFENDPGDLEVQKTVRGFAVKWSTEACS
- a CDS encoding Copper-fist domain-containing protein: MPLINGQKMACEPCIRGHRSTKCTHANERLMVPVRKPGRPLSTCPHPASRPCSCGRVTAAIPKKQPCRCGSNKSAESPTGKPENGDSASESTSQSPSSKTTSSSYRVQKTSSRSSASSRRPSVDPAALQRMDPGMLNIMPAYDGISQKPAAPLPEMSPYGAMGMTPAESPFGPVMYPMFQPHMLPPMMSSDGSKPVLASHGVSMATPHIPEETREPVAKGGSCCGGGNADDDSAVPSTLPSMPSPPTKTKPKSCCSSGINSPKPDQKSDTVPTSDVSTPNGMVMSPFPPTPIMMPNGMYAYYPQPTVFTYPPQYGSYLQPLQPEQWRQVMASMTFAGQGGMPSPYGMPYPPPGTPHSAAGTSHQCSCGASCQCIGCAAHPYNEATQNYVRSAWQSMMDDPQRTHTHSSAGYTHVNGHGNAEIPTTNGSGPTTVPAVGPAEGTVSPVAPQTPSEAASGVSEEQALSANDFFFVSYPFGDSCAGEQASCPCGDDCQCLGCVIHNNSEVVAEGVAEA